CGGTCACCCTTGCCATCATCCTGGGCCTTCTTCTGCGGAACACCGGGTGGGTGCCCGCGGCCTGTGACACGGGGATCAAGAGCTACGAAGCCGCGCTCAAGGCCGGGGTCGTCCTGCTGGGGCTCGGCCTGGCCTTCCACCAGGCGATCCGCCTCGGCGCGCAGGCGCTCGCGGTCGTCGGCGTTTGCCTGCTGACCGCGCCCGTTCTGATCCACGTGATCGCGAAGCGGCTGGGTGTGGCCCGGGGCCTCGGCATCCTGATCGCGGTCGGCACGACGATCTGCGGCTCGACCGCCATCGCGATGGCGGCGCCGGCGATCGAGGCCCGGGACGAAGAGGTGTCCTACGCGATCGGGACGATCTCGGTGCTGGGCGTCCTGGCCCTGCTCACGCTCCCCCTCGTCGGCGCCGCCGTCGGCATGGGCGACGCCGAGTTCGGGATCTGGGTGGGCACCGCCGTCCCCGCGACCCCCCAGGTGATCGGCGCGGCATCCATCTACGGAAACGGCGCCATCCCGGGAGCCACGGTCGTCAAGATGACCCGGAACCTCTTCATGATTCCGGCGGTACTCCTCCTCGGGCTCTGGTGGGCCAGACAAAAGGCCTCGGCGGCCGGAACGCGGCTCCGCGGCGGGGACTACCGGAAGGCCGTCCCCGCGTTTCTTTTCGGCTTTCTCCTGCTGGTCGGGGTGCGCTCGCTGGTCGATCAGCTCGAAATCCTGCCGCGTGACCTCTGGGAGCGGACGCTGGACGCCGCCGCGTGGGCGGCCAGGGTTTCGATTCTCATCGCCATGGCGGGCATTGGATTGAACACTCGGCTCGCGGCCCTCCGCAAGGTCGGCGGCGCGCCGCTCCTCGTTGGCTTCCTGGGAGCTGTGTCCCTGGGGGCGATCAGCTACGCCCTCGTTCGAGGGCTCGGCGTCGGACACTAGAACAATCGGAGGGGGCCTCGACGGCCCCCTCCGAGGCCACCCCCAGGAATGGCGGTTCGAGCCGAGGGGCTGCCGACGAGCCGCAGGCGAGGAGAGCCACGAGGCGAGGCCCGAGTTGGTTGCGCGGGCGAAGCCCGCGCTCCGAGACGACACTAGGAGGCGGGGTGTTCCTGATGATATCGTCGGCGTAGGCGCGTCGAGTGGCAGGGAGCGGGCGTGCGCTCGCACCCGGGCAACCCGGGGTCATGGCGCGACGAATGGCGATGGCGGCGGTGGTCGAAGCGAGGAGGGTCGGACGATGTCGGAAGAAGAGCCAGCTGTGACCCGTTTCCGGAGGGAGCCCGGGAGAACCTTCCCCGTCCTGCTCCTCGCCATCGCCCTCCTCGGCGCGGCCTACCTGGCCATCCTGATCTTCACCCCGCTCCTCCGACCGTACCGGTTTCCGATTCCCTACGCCGTTCCGATCTTCGATGTCCCCTTCGTCCTGGTTGCCATCGGCGTCGCATACCTCTGCGCCGAGCGCCATCGTCTCCGCCAGGACTTCCGCTCCGTCGCGCTCGGCATGACCCTGTGGCTCGCCGCGCTCCTGGCCCTCGCCCATATCCTGGCCCAACCGGATTATCCGGGCACGCCGGGCGTCAATCCCGGTGTGGCTCCGTACTTCTTCTTCCTCAGCTACCTGGCCGGCTTCGTCGGCATCGGTCTGGCCGCGCACTCCGGCGACCGGCAGTTCCCGCTGACCGACCGCGCGCGGCTCTGGAGCGGGGTCGGCCTCTTCTGCCTCGCTGTGCTACTCGTGATCACCGTCATCGAGATCCGCCCGCTCCTGCCGTCGCTGGTGATGAAACCCGGGCGCCTCACCCCGTTCGCGATCGCCGCCGCGGGGGTGACCAACGGCCTGGTCGCGATCTGGGCGCTCTGGGGAGGGCTCCGGAGAGGGTGGAGGAAGGCCTCGAAGGAGGAACCCGACTGGTTCGCGGGGTTCCTCGTCCTCGCCGCGTTCATCTGGTTGCTGGTCCTGGCGGGCTGGCTCGTCTACCCGTTCCGCTACGGGATCAGCTGGTATCTGGCGGGGCTTGCCCGGCCGCTCGGCGTCGGCGTGATCTTCGTCGGTCTCCTCCGCGAGCAGGTCTGGCTCTACCGGGAGGCCCGGGCGCGGATGCGGGACCTGGAGGGCCTCCACACCGCCGGGCAGGCGCTGGTCACGAGCCTGGATCCCCACCAGATCGTCGAGACCATTGCGACCAAGGCTCGCGAGGTGTCGGGAGCCGATGGCGCCGTCCTCTTCCGGCTCGACCCCAAGGCCCAGATCCTTCGGGCGGTGGCACACGCGGGGCGGATCACCCCGGAGTTCGTCTCCGGTCTCGAGCTTCCCATCGATACGGGGCTGGGCGGTCTGGCTGTCGCGGGGCGCCGGCCCGTGTGGACAGCGAACCTCCAGGAGGATGACCGTGTCCCGCTTCCCGCAGAGATCCGGGAGCGCGTGCGCCGGGAGGGCCTCAAGGCCGGTCTGACGATCCCGCTCGAGATCAAGAGCGGCGAGGTCTTCGGGACGCTCTCGGTCTACTTCAGGGAAGAGCGGCAGTTCGCCGACACCGACGTTCAGCTCCTCTCCGCCTTCGGTACCCAGGTGGCCGTCGCCATCGAGAACGCCCGGGCCTTCGACCAGCTCGCCGTCAAGGCCCGGAACGACGCGGCGCTCCGTGACTTCTGCCAGCGGCTCCTCGAGGCGACCGGGGAGGAGGAGATCCTCAGCGACGCCGTGCGGCTGGCCCGCAACCTGGTCCAGGCGGACTACGTGAACCTCTTCCTCTTCGATCCGAAAGCCGACTTGCTCCGCATGGAGGCCGGTCTCGGGTGGGAGCCCGGGACCGTCGGCGTGATCACCGTGTCGCCCTCGGCCGAGTCGTTCGCCGGCTACGCCTTCCTCCACCGGGAGGTGGTCCAGGTCGGGGACCTCTCCCAGGAACGCCGCTTCGCCATCCCGCCCTATCTTTCCGCGCACGGCGTGCGCGCCGGCCTCGCGGTTCCGCTCGGGGTCCGAGACCAGCCGATCGGCGTCATGGGCGCCTACTACCGGGGGCCGCACGACTTCAGCGACGAGGAGAGTCGGGTGCTCCTGAGCCTGGCCCAGCAGACCGCGCTGGCGCTGGAGAAGGTCCGCCTGTACGCCGAGCTCCAGGCCAATCTCCGGCGCCTCCAGGAGACGCAGGCGCAGCTAATCCAGGCCGATAAGCTCACGGCTCTGGGGACGCTCCTCTCGGGGATGGCCCACGAGCTGAACAGCCCGCTTTCGACGATCCTGCTCTCCGTTCAGCTCCTGAAGCAGCGCCAGGTGCTGCCCGACCCGATCCGAAGGCGGGTGGAAGTGATCGAGGAGGAGTGCGAGCGCGCCTCCCGGATCATCAGGGACCTCCTCGCCTTCGCCCGGCGCAGGCCCGCCGAGCGGCGGCGCGTGAACCTCAACGAGGTGATCAACGCCACCCTCACGCTTCAGGCCCCCGACTTCGACCTCAACAACATTCGCGTGGTCAAGGAGTTCGCGGCAGCCCTGCCCGAGATCTGGGGGGACTCGCACCAGCTCCAGCAGGTCTTCCTGAACCTCTTCACCAACGCCACCCACGCGATGAAGATCGCCCACGGTCGCGGCACGCTCACGGTGCGCTCGTTCCCGCGTGGCTCCGGCGTCGCCATCGAGGTCGAGGATGACGGGCCCGGCATCCCCCCGGAGCACCTCGGCCGGGTCTTCGACCCGTTCTTCACGACGAAGGGGACGGGAGAGGGAACCGGGTTGGGGTTGAGCCTCTCGATCGGGATCGTCGAGGCCCACGGAGGCCGGATGAAGGTCCACAACGTTGCGGGGTCAGGGGCCCGGTTTACGGTTGAGCTTCCGATCGGGGAGGGCGCGGAGCCGCTCGAGTCCTCCTCCCCAGAGCTCGTGACCGCCGGGTCTGGCGTGCGCACCCTGGTCGTGGACGACGAGGCGAGCTTGCGGTCGCTGCTCACGGACCTGTTCAGCGGCTTGGGCCATCACGTGGAGAGCGCGGCGACGGGACAGGAGGCGATCGCCAAGCTGGAGGGGCAGGCCTACGATCTCGTGACCCTCGATCTACGGCTGCCGGACATCCACGGCAAGGACGTCTGGCGCTGGATCCTGTCGCGGAGTCCTGCGCAGGCCGCCCGCGTCATCTTCGTGACCGGCGACACCATGAGCGCCGAGACTCAGGAGTTCCTGCAGAAGGCGGGCCGGCCTGTCATTACCAAGCCGCTGAGCATCGAGCGGATCTACCGGGTCGTCGACGAGGTCCTGAGGGCGAAGCCGTCCCCCGCTCGCTCGTAGATAATCGGAGGGGGCCTCCACGGCCCCCTCCGAAGCCTCCCCCAGGAATTGGTTGCGCGGGCGAAGCCCGCGCTCGAAGGGCGTTACTCCGACACGCTCGTAGTCCGGACCCGGAGAATTCCTGACGGGTGTCTCGCGCGCTACGGCTTGGGCGCGAGGTCGGCGTGGCGGCCGACCATGTCGATCACGTGGTCCTCGTGGTTGCCCCCGATGAACCCGTGGGTGAGGGCATCGGGATGGGCGGCCAGCCGGAAGTGGTTGAAGGTGAACCGCGGCACTCGCGGCAGGCCGTTGCCCGTCCTGGGGTCCACGGTCGCCGGATCGATGCACTGCCAGAAGCGCACCCCGGGCTCGAGCGCCGGATCGTAGTTTGCGCACTCCGTGGCCGGGTCCGTCACCTGCCCAATGTAGGTCCTCAGCCAGGTCGTGGTGACTCGGATCGACTGCGAGGAGGCCGGGCAGGTCGCCTTGCCGTCCGCGCCGACGGCGACCGGGCCCGGCACACACTGGCGGATGACGTCCTTGTTGGCCACCGGTGCCGCGCGGATGAGGTCGTAATCCAGCCTGACCTGCGTCTCCCCGTCGCCCCGGTCGTTTGTGAAGAACACCGCCCCGGGATCGAGCCCCATGCCAGACGTAAACGCGTCGTCCAGCCTAGCGAGCGGGGCGACACCGTTGCCCTCCCTCGGGAAGTCCGGGCGCCCGGTCCAGCTCGTCCCGCCCGCCGCCACCGCCAGTGCCGTGCACTCCTCCTTCGCGTCGGGCTCAGATGCGGAACAGGAGGGCACTTCGTGCCCCGAGGTGGGAACGGGCCACACCAAGACGTTGTATACGATCCAGATCGTGTAAATCGTGTGCGGGCGGGCTCCTCTCACCCGGAAGTGGACGACCGTTTCGCCATTCACGACCTTGAGGGTTATCGTGCCCTGCGCGCCCGCCGGGGCGTTGGCCGTCGCCCGGAAGTCGAGCGTGTAGAGCTCGCCCGCCGCGACGCGAAGCGGCAGCCAGAGGGTACCGAGGAGTGCCGCGCTCAGGAGCAGTAGCTTTCCGACTCTCATAGGGGTTTTTCGCCCCTCCTGACTGATTGTTGCGAGCTTGGCGAAGCCACCCTTGTCGAGCGTAAGCGTCCAGCAAATCCGATGCCTGAGCGCCACCTTGTCAGAGGCCAGGAAAAACAGGGTCTTGGTCCTGGCAAATTTTCATCCAGTGAGCCGACAGTATCGATTATTGGGGAGACTGCTACACTTTCTGTAGGTTCTCACGATCATCAGCCACGGGCCGCGCGCCGCCTTGACATCGCTTCTGGAGATCATTACGCTCAACCCGGAAGAAAATCGCCGTTCCCGGAGGTCAGGGCTGATGCGTACCGTCCGTACCCTCCCATGGCTCTTCGCCCTCGTCGTGCTCCTTCAGACGGGCGTGCCTCAGGCGGCGGAGCAGTGCGCCAACCGGGGCAAGCTCGATGTCCTCTACTGCGACGAGGATCGCGACCTGGTCGCCGATCCGCCGAAGGATCCCAAGAAACTGCTCAACCCGGACACCCTGATCTTCGCCTACGTCCCCGTCGAGGACCCGGCGGTGTACGTCACAGCCTTCTCCGACCTGCTCCGCCACATCGAGAAGGCGACGGGGAAAAAGACCCAGTACTTCGGCCCCCAGAACTACGCGGCCCAGATCGAGGCGATGCGCTCGGGGCGACTTCATATCACCGGCTACTCCACCGGGTCGGTCCCCTTCGCGGTGAACCTGGCCGGCGCGGTCCCGTTTGCGGTGATGGGGACCGAGCAAGGTGGGGCCGGCTACCACCTGATCATCATCACCCAGGCCAGCAATGACAGGATCAACTCCGTCGCCGACCTCAAGGGGAAGCGCGTGGCCCATGTCTCGCAGACTTCCAACTCAGGCCACCAGGCTCCCGTCTACTTCTTCTCGAAGATGGGGGTGGTCCCGGGAAGGGACTATCAGATCGGCTTCACTGGCAAGCACGACAACAGTATCCTCGGCGTCGTGAACGGCGACTACGACGCCGCGGCGGTGGCGGACACCGTCCTCGAGCGGATGGTGAATCGCGGGGTAGTGAAGAAGACGGACTACAAGGTGGTGTACACCTCCCCCCTGTTCCCCGTGGCCGGCTGGTCCTACGCGCATGACCTGGACCTCAAGCTCGCCGAGAAAATCAAGGAGGCGTTTGCCACTTTCAAGATCGAAGGGTCCAGCCTCGCCAAGGAGTGGAAGCCTCCCAGGTATACCCGGTTCGTTCCGGTCTCGTACAAGAAGAACTGGGAGGCGGTTGTCGGGATCCAGGAAGCCAACGGGATCGTCTACACGAAGGACTCGCCCGAGTACAAGAAGCTCCAGAAGCCGGCCAAGCGAGGAGAGTAGCCCGCCCCCCTCATGCTGGAGGTGGCGGGCCTCGTCAAGACCTACCCCACCGGCGACCGCGCCCTGCGGGGTGTCTCGCTGACCGTGAAGGCGACCGAGGTCGTCTTCGTCATCGGCCCCTCGGGTGCCGGCAAGAGTACCCTGATCCGCTGCATCAACCGGCTCGTGGAGCCCGACGCCGGCTCCGTGCGGCTCGACGGCCTGGAGATCACCACGCTGAAGGACGCGGAGCTCCGGCGTGCCCGGCGTCAGATGGGGATGATCTTCCAGGAGTTCAACCTGGTGGAACGACTGACCGTGATGGAGAATGTCCTGTCCGGACGCCTGGGCTACGTGGGCCTCTGGCAAGCCTGGCGCCGGAAGTTCCCCCCCGGGGACGTGGGGCTGGCCTTCGAGACGCTGGCGCGCGTCGGGCTGGCCGGGTTCGAGAACAAGCGGGCCGACGAGCTTTCGGGCGGCCAGCGCCAGCGGGTCGGCATCGCGCGGGCCCTGGTGCAGCGGCCGAAGATCCTGCTGGTCGACGAGCCGACGTCGAGCCTGGATCCCAAAACGTCCGAGGCCATTATGACTCTCATCACCAGGCTCGCGGCTGAGGAGCAGATCCCGGCCCTGATCAACATCCACGACGTGCCGCTGGCCCGGCAGTTCGCCCAGCGGGTCCTCGGCCTCAATCAGGGCGTGATCGTGTTCGAGGGCACCCCGGGGGACCTGACGCGCGAGGCCCTGGACCTGATCTACCGCGGGGCAGGGGAAGAGCTGACCGAAGCCCTGGGCGCGTGAGCGAGGTCCGGCTATCGTGCGCCGATCTTCCGTCGCGATTGACTGGCGTCCCCCGTCGGCATTTCCCGCCCGCTGGATGGCGCCGGCCCTCTGGCTGGGGCTGGGGGCGTTTCTTCTCTGGAACGCTCTGAGCCTGCACGTAGACCCGGCGCGGGTCGCGCGGGGCCTCAGCCGGGCCGGGATCGTCTTCGGCCGCGCCTTTCCGCCCGACTTCGGGCGCTGGGAACTCCTGGTTGAAGGCATTGTCGAGAGCCTCCAGATGGCGACGCTTTCGACGGTCCTGGGCGTGCTGATCGGAATCCCGATCGCGGTGATGGCGGCGCGCAACTTCGCCCCGCTTCCGGTGTACGCGATCGGGCGGGGGATCATCTCCCTGGCGCGCACCTTTCACGAGATCATCGTGGCCATTATCTTCGTGAAGGCCGTCGGGTTCGGGGCCTTCGCGGGGATGCTCACGCTGACGTGGGGCTCCATCGGGTTCTTCGGGAAGCTCCTGGCCGAGCAGATCGAGAACATCGACCGCGGACAGGTGGAGGCGATCCGGGCAACCGGCGCGAGTCGAGCCGCGGTGCTGGTCTTCGGGGTGCTCCCCCAGGTCCTACCCCGCATCATCGGTCTCACGGTCTATCAGTGGGACGTCCACCTGCGGCAGTCGACGATCATCGGGATCGTCGGCGCCGGCGGGATCGGGACCACGCTCTACAACTCTTTCGCGCGCTACGACTACGACTTCTCCCTGGCCATTCTACTCGTGATCATTGCCATCGTGCTCCTGGGCGAGGCGGTGAGCGCTGTGGCGCGGAAGCGGGTTCAATGAGGGAGGCAGGGTTAACCAGCGATTGCCCACCGGAGGAGCCCAGGGCTGTTCGAGCGCGGGCTTCGCCCGCCCAATCTCTGGGGGGAGGTGTCGGAAGGGGCGGGTACCCGCGCCACACCCGCGCGCCAGCGCGGGGGGTCGGCGTGGGTGTGCCCCCCTCCGAGCGGCAATGAGAGAGTGGCGCCGGTTCACGCCATTCCAGAGCGCCCTCCGCGTCGCCGGACGGCTGGTGGCCGCGGCGATCATGCTCTGGGCCCTCTGGGGCATGGGGATCCGATGGGAGTTTGTCGCGACCTCGCCGGCCCAGGTCCGCGACCTCTTCGGCCGGATGTTTCCGCCGGACTGGGGCTTTGCCGGAGAGCTTGTGGACCCGCTGATTCAGACCGTCAACATCGCGACGCTGGGAACCACGCTGGCCGTGCTCATGTCGCTCCCGATTGCGTTTCTCGCCGCGCGGAACACAACTTTTAACTGGGCGACCTACGCCTTCGGACGCGTGGTCATGTCGGTGAGCCGGTCGGTGGACTCGCTGATCTGGGCCCTGATCTTCATCGTCGTGGTGGGGCCTGGGTCCCTGGCCGGGGCGCTGGCCATCGCGGTGCGCTCCATCGGCTTCGTCTCGAAGCTTTTCGCCGAGGGGATCGAGGAGATCGACCGCGGGCAGGTCGAAGCGGTCACGGCGACCGGCGCGGGGCGCTTCAAGGTCCTCCTCTACGGGATCGTGCCTCAGATTCGCCCGGTCTTCGCCGGCGTCTGCATCTACCGCTGGGACATCAATATCCGCGAGTCCACGGTCCTGGGCATCGTCGGCGCGGGCGGAATCGGGTTCGTCCTGAACACCGCCATCCTGGGCCTCGAGTGGAGCCGCGTGGGGCTGATCCTTGTGGTCATCTTGGGGGTCGTGACCGTCTCCGAGGCGCTCTCGGCGTACCTGAGGAAACGGGTCACGTAGCGGATCGGCAAGTGAACCGGGCGATCAGAGTCGAATCTCTGTCGTGAAGCTCGCTGAGCTCCGCGGCTTCGCGTTCGATCTGGATGGCTGTATCTGGGCCGGGTCTGTCCTCCTGCCCGGGGCTCGGGAGTTCGTGGAGGCGCTCCGTCAGCGGGGAAAGCGGCTCCTGTTCCTCAGCAACAATTCGCGGGAGCTTCCCGAGTCGGTGGGGGAGCGGTTGAACCGTCTCGGCATCCCGGCCGCGCGCCACGAGGTCCTGACGGCGCTGGAGCTCCTGGGCCCGGTCATCGCCGAACACTTCGGGCGGACGGACGTGCTCGCGCTCGGCAGCCACGAGATGGCGGCGATGGTGGAGGCGGCCGGGCATCGCGCGGTTCCGCTGGATCGGTGGAGGGAGGCACGGGTCGTCGCGGTCGGCAACGACCCGACCTTCGATTTCGTCAAGCTGAAGGCGGCTGCCCAGGCCATCGCGCGGGGCGCGGGCTTCGTCACGGTCAACCTCGACCCGCGCCTCCCGCTGGAGGAAGGGGAGTTTGACCCGGGGAACGGAGCGCTGGCCGAGGCCATCGCTGTCGCCTCGGGCGTCCACCCGCTGGTCGTCGGCAAACCCGAGCCGCCGATCTTCAAGACTGCGCTGGAGCGCCTCGGCTGCCGCCCCCGGGAGGCGGCCATGGTCGGCGACGGGCTGAAAACGGATATCCAAGGCGGCCTCGCGGCGGGAATGGTGACGGTCTGGCTGGCGCGACAGGGGGCCGAGGGCGACAGCACGATCCAGCCTCACCTCCGGGTCGCATCCTTTCACGAGTTTCTTGACCGGCTCGATGATGACCTCCCGTGAGGATCGCCCCAGACCCGCCGATCTCCGGCTCGCGCGCGGCGTGTGAGGGCTTCGCGTCAGGCCGTGCGCGGCGCGGGTCCGGCGATCGCGCGCCAGACTTTCTCGGGAGTCAGCGGGAGATCCAGATGCCGGACGCCGAACGGGGCCAACGCGTCCAGCACGGCGTTGGCGATCGCTGGCGTGGAGCCGATGGTGGCCGACTCACCGATGCCCTTCACGCCCAGCTCGGTCCGCGGGGAGGGCGTGGCCGTGTGCGCGGTCTCGAAGCTCGGGAGGTCCGCGGCCTTGGGCACGGCGTAGTCCATCAGCGAGCCGCTCAGGAGCTGACCGGTCTCGTCGTAGACGACCGCCTCGTAGAGCGCCTGCCCGATGCCCTGGGCCAGGCCGCCGTGGACCTGGCCGTCGGCGAGCAAGGGGTTGACGAGGAGGCCGCTGTCGTCGACCGAGACATAGCGCAGGAGGCGGACGCGGCCGGTGTCGGGCTCGACCTCGACCACGGCCAGATGCGAGCCGAACGGGTAGAGCAGCCCACTTCCGACGAAGTCTTCCTTCGCCTCGAGGCCCGGCTCAAGGCCCGGTGGGAGCTTCTCGCCGTGGGCGGCCTCGGCGACCTGACGCCAGCTCACTTGTCGGTCCGGGACGCCCCGAACCTGGAACACTCCGTGCTCCAGCCCGACGTCGTCGGCAGCGGCCTCCAGCAGGTGGGCGGCGATGCGCCGCGCCTTCTCGCGCACGCTGCGGGCGTTGGCGAGGGCCGCCATGCCCCCGCGCGCGATGCTGCGGCTGCCGTAAGTCCCGCTGCCCGCGCGAATGAGCTTGGTATCGCCGTGGATCACGCTGATCTGCTCAGTCGGGACCTGCAGCTCGTCCGCGACCAGCTGGGCGAAGCTCGTCTCGTGCCCCTGCCCGTGCGGTGACGAGCCCGTGAGCACCGTCACGCGCGCGTCGGGCCCGATGACCACGTCGCTCACCTCCTCGTCGACGAAGCCGCACATCTCGACGTAGCTGGAGAGCCCGATTCCCAGGAGGCGCCCTTCCTGCCGCGCCCGCGCCTGCTCGGCCCTGAGGGCGGCGTAGCCCGCCCGCTCCAGAGCCGTCTCGAGGGCCCCGGCGTAGTTGCCGCTGTCGTAGCTCGCCCCCGTCGCGGTCTCATAAGGGAAGGCCTCGGGCCGGACGAAGTTCCGCCGGCGCACCTCGGTCGGATCCAGACCGAGCCGGTCGGCGAGGAGCGTGATCGTGCGCTCGATGAAGTAGGCAGCCTCCGGACGGCCGGCGCCCCGGTACGCGGCCGTCCCCATCGTGTGGGTGAACACGCCCAGCACCTCGACGCGGGCGGCCGGGATGTCGTAGCAGCCCGTCGCCATCTGTCCGGCCAGGACCGGGAGGAACGGGCCGTCGCTGAAGAGGCACCACCCCAGGTTTCCGACGATGCGGGCATCGAGCGCCAGGATGCGGCCGCGCGTGTCGGCGGCAAGCCGCATCCGCGCCACCATGTCGCGCCCGTGGGAGGTCCCCTGGAGGTCCTCGCGGCGCGTCGCCGACCAGCGCACCGGGCGCCCGAGCTTCCGCGCCAGGAAGGCGACGATCAGGTCCTCGGGGTAGAGCGCGATCTTCGAGCCGAAGCCTCCGCCCACCTGTGGGGCGATGACCCGGAGCTTTTCGGCGTCGATCCCCAGATGCTCGGCGACCCAATCGCGCAGCAGGTGCGGGTTCTGGGTGCTCGCCCAGAGCGTGAGCTGGCCGGTCGCCGCGTCGTAGTCGGCGGCGACGGCGCGCGGTTCCATTGCCACCGCCGTCACGCGCTGGTTCGTCATGCGGGCCTCGACTAGCACGGGCGCGCCGGCGAACGCCGCGTCGACGTCCCCGACGGTTCGGGACCAACGCATCGCGAGGTTGGTACCGAGCTCCTCGTAGACGAGCGGTGCCCCCGGGTCGAGGGCGGTCTCCGCATCCGTCACTGCGCGCAACGGTCGGTACTC
The genomic region above belongs to Candidatus Rokuibacteriota bacterium and contains:
- a CDS encoding xanthine dehydrogenase family protein molybdopterin-binding subunit, encoding MDAQAVGSPLKRREDPGLLTGQDRYVADLRLPSVLHLAFARSPHAHAEIRKVDTEAARRTPGVVAVLTAADLNPHLGTIAMIIPVEAFDEVTARERQVLAEGRVRFVGEPVAAVVADDPYRAADALEALSIEYRPLRAVTDAETALDPGAPLVYEELGTNLAMRWSRTVGDVDAAFAGAPVLVEARMTNQRVTAVAMEPRAVAADYDAATGQLTLWASTQNPHLLRDWVAEHLGIDAEKLRVIAPQVGGGFGSKIALYPEDLIVAFLARKLGRPVRWSATRREDLQGTSHGRDMVARMRLAADTRGRILALDARIVGNLGWCLFSDGPFLPVLAGQMATGCYDIPAARVEVLGVFTHTMGTAAYRGAGRPEAAYFIERTITLLADRLGLDPTEVRRRNFVRPEAFPYETATGASYDSGNYAGALETALERAGYAALRAEQARARQEGRLLGIGLSSYVEMCGFVDEEVSDVVIGPDARVTVLTGSSPHGQGHETSFAQLVADELQVPTEQISVIHGDTKLIRAGSGTYGSRSIARGGMAALANARSVREKARRIAAHLLEAAADDVGLEHGVFQVRGVPDRQVSWRQVAEAAHGEKLPPGLEPGLEAKEDFVGSGLLYPFGSHLAVVEVEPDTGRVRLLRYVSVDDSGLLVNPLLADGQVHGGLAQGIGQALYEAVVYDETGQLLSGSLMDYAVPKAADLPSFETAHTATPSPRTELGVKGIGESATIGSTPAIANAVLDALAPFGVRHLDLPLTPEKVWRAIAGPAPRTA